A genomic window from Massilia sp. METH4 includes:
- a CDS encoding amino acid synthesis family protein: MDAKIRKVVTFFEETLIEGGKEAGKPLKMFGAAAVLANPWFGKGFVEDLRPEIHGIAPQLGELLTAHILRMAGSGQAVEAYGKAAIVGTGGEVEHASALIHTLRFGNKFRTAVEAKSYLSFTNVRGGANCPVMIPMMHKGDEGMRSHYLTLQFSINDAPAHDEIVVALGASIGGRPHHRIGDRYQDHKELDGNEA, encoded by the coding sequence ATGGATGCAAAGATTCGTAAGGTTGTGACCTTCTTTGAAGAGACCCTGATCGAAGGCGGCAAGGAAGCTGGCAAGCCGCTGAAGATGTTCGGCGCGGCCGCCGTCCTGGCCAATCCATGGTTCGGCAAGGGCTTCGTGGAAGACCTGCGTCCGGAAATCCATGGCATTGCTCCGCAACTCGGCGAACTGCTGACTGCCCACATCCTGCGCATGGCCGGTTCGGGCCAAGCCGTTGAAGCGTACGGCAAGGCGGCGATCGTCGGCACGGGCGGCGAAGTGGAACACGCTTCCGCCTTGATCCACACGCTGCGCTTCGGTAATAAGTTCCGCACGGCTGTCGAGGCGAAGAGCTACCTGAGCTTCACCAATGTGCGTGGGGGCGCGAACTGCCCGGTCATGATCCCGATGATGCACAAGGGTGACGAAGGCATGCGTTCCCACTATCTGACGCTGCAGTTCTCGATCAACGACGCGCCAGCCCACGACGAGATCGTGGTCGCGCTGGGCGCTTCGATCGGCGGCCGCCCCCATCACCGCATCGGTGACCGTTACCAGGATCACAAGGAGCTTGACGGCAATGAGGCTTGA